A region of the Leptospira ellinghausenii genome:
AATTGCGGTAATCAAAAAGAAGAAGAAATGCCAACTGACGCTTGTCAACATTTTTATACTTGTAAAAATTGCAATTTTTTCTTAAAACCAAAAGTAGGTGATTGCTGTGTATTTTGTTCTTATGGAACAATTCCCTGTCCTCCAAAACAAATCGAAAAAAAATGCTGTTAAAAAAATAAAAGCGGGCACGGATGCCCGCTAAATTTTAAAATTAAATTGGGTTGAGAAAATGGCAACTAACGAACTAGACTTACCGANNGTTAGGGACTGGCATGTAGCTTGCGTAAGCAAGGCGAATGCCAGAAGGGGAATTTGGCGTAGCCCGAGCGAGGCCTTGTGCCGACGCGTAGCGGTAAGTCGCTGTTATGCGCAAGTTTAATGTTACAGGATTTTAACTTTTATCTTCTCTAGTGCAGCTAATTCCATTGGATCAACTTTTTTATCAGCTTTTATTATGGAATCTAATGTAGCGATAAAACTATTTTTTTCACTTTCAGTAAGAGATTTAGTTTTATTAAGGTATTGGTTGAATTCTTTTAAATCACAATAGAGATTTTTTATTTCAATGTCTACTGTATTAAAATCCAAATCATCTTGTGCTCTTTGATTTGCATATTCAAATATTATTTTCCTTTCTCTTGCAGTCATTCGACCGTCAACTTTTGCTACAAATACCAGAATTAATATTTCTTTTTCAAATTCTGATAGGAATTTTGTCCATTTTCCAAGGGGACTGTCTTGAAATCTTTGAACTAAATAGTTATAAGGGTCTGTAATTAATTCACCTGTCTCCAAATCACACATTGATTTTATGCCAGAAAGTTTAAATGTTCTGTGGCTTTGTCTTTCATGACAAAATGCTAATAAAGCATACTCATTTGCCCATGGTACCATTCTTTTAATTGTAATTCGTCTCTTGCTATATTGATTTTTTGCATCTACATATTCAATCAAAGTAAGAAGATTTACAGGAATAGCATTTTCTTCTTCTATTAAATAATCGGTTTCCCAATTGTCCTGTTCTGGTAAACTAATGTTACCTTTAGATATTTGTGGAATATTAATTTCATTAGAATATATATGTTTATCAGTTTCCTGTATTTCTAAATCTTGTTTTTTCGAATCAAAGTTTGATTCAGAGGATCTCTCTGAATTTTTTCCTAGTTCATTTCCCAAAAAGAATAGAGTGAATGATATGGAGAATGTAATAAAGAAAAATCCAAATCCCTCTGATTTCAATGTTCCGACCAAACAAATCAGTCCTGTGAATGTTCCTAAAAGATAAAATATTATTTTCATAGTTTTCCTTATTATTCATTAAATTTGCGCATAACGTAACTAGCTAACCAACGTAGGCTGACCCTGAGTCCCAACGAGACGTTAGGGACTGGAACGACACTTGCGGAGTGCCAGAAGCCTATGTGTCGAATACCGAGCGAGGGCTTGTCCCGAAGCGTAGCGTTAAGGCGCTGTTATGCGTAGTCCTACATGTTACATCATTAGTCATGCCTGTTGAGTTTGCCATCTATTATCCAATTTCTTAAGCTCGAATAATAATTTGAATTATTTGGATCATTGATCCATATAATGTTAGTGCTAGTGTCCTTCGGAGGTGCATAATCGACGAAAGGGTATAAACCAAGATATTCTTGGCCTTTAAAACTATGATTTTGTCCTTTTATAATTGGGCAAATTGCAACCCTGTTAGTTTTTGCATCCATATATCCACATTCCCAAGGCATCCACTTAGATTGAGTAGAATTTTCTGAAGTTGCAAAGAATAATACCTTACAGCTATTCATTCGAGTTCTAAGGACAGAAGCTGTTTTTGATGAAATCAAGCTTCGTTCTAATTGTTTATCTTCAATCCAATCAATATAGACAGAAAATCCAGATTCTTCTATAAAGGCTTTTAATCCTAAAATAAGAATTTTGTCTATATAACTATGTGATAGGAAAATATCATAGCTAGTTTGCGCATTAAAAGCCTCAGTAGATTCAGTAAGAATAGATTTAGCCAAATTACTTTTGGAAAAAATTCTAGCTCGATAGTCACGAGACATGAGAGTATCTGCTTTTTCAGTTAGGAAGGATTCCGTTAATAAAGTCACTTACACCACCTTATATTTTTTTTATCTAGTCTGGAGGAGGTCAGTATCATTCAATAAAGCAGACAGTAAGAAAAATTGTAACAGATAAGAGTAGATAGAATGGACTAGTTGAAAAAGAAGTAAAAGCTTTTAATGTAGCTTTTATATTTTCGGAAGGCTTGGGAACTCTATATACACTTGAAAAATCAAATTTTTTACTATCTAATTTAATTAAAAATTCATCATGGCAACTTCTAAAAAAATTTTCTAGGCCAAAATAATAAGCATCCAAAATCCAAAGAAAGCCTAATGGAATATAGCTAATCCAAAATAAACTTAACCTAGATTTATCTATGAGTAGAACGAGTATAGCTGCTATTAAAGTTAATGCCCAAGCTTTACAGTTAGCACTGTTGCTTGCCATTCTCGAGATAATATTTTGTAGAATAAGTATATGGGTTTGAATTGCAGTATTTTCCCTAAGTTTTTTTGACATTGTGTTTCCTTTCTTTAATATTTATTTGTAGAATTACGCATAACGAACTAGACTTACCAAGGTTGTCCGACCCAGAGTCCCGGAAACGCGACGTTAGGTACTGGCACGCAGCTTGCGTAAGCAAGGCGAGTGACAGGAGGACAATTTGCCGTAGGCCGAGCGAGGGCTAGTTCCGAAGCGTGGCGGCAAGTCGCTGTTATGCGTAGTCGTTTGGTAGAGTAATTTATCCAACTTGGATGTAATTTAAATTTTCCAATGACTGGAGTAATTCTAAATTTTGCACTTCTAAATTAATGATATTATTGTCATTAATTTTTGCTAAGAATTTGGGTTGATACTCTGGTATTTCATTTATTTTAGTTAAATCTTCATATTTTCTTATTTCGGAAAAAATAGATTCAACTATCTCTATTGATCGTTTTTCATTTTTTCGTTCATTTTTGTCTAATTCAGAAAGTATATTCTGAATTCTCGGTTCATTGACTCTGTTAATTGAGACTTCAAATAAATTTAGAATATATAATTTAAAATTCATTAACGAAAGTTCGAATATTTCAATATATTCGATATTAAGTCTGTTGTTTTGAAAATATTTTATGAAATCTTTTGTTACTTTTAGAAAATTTAACATGATTATATCTGTAAATATTTCTTTAGAGCTATCTCCTTTATTAAATTCAAAAAAAGTTTGGTTTACTTCGCAACGTTCCATGTTTTTTTTACATACTCTAAAATTATGTTCTTGGTCTTCTTTAATGTAGATTGGGGGGTTCTGATTTGCAGCTTGTTTATCTATTTCTAAAACAGAAATAAATTTTGTTTTAGAAATTATTTTGCCGGCATTATTTTCTAAATCTTCCATACTTTCAATGAGTGGTAGAGCATAAACCACAGCATTTCCTATTTTACTACCTTCAGCATTTGCCAGATTTTTTAATAAAAAATGTTGATTAGTTGTAGTACTATTTATTTTAAAGAGGTAATGTTCGTGTGGGGAATTTGAAAATATGCTTTCTGGACTTGGACTTGATTTTACGAGATCACCTTTTTTATACTGGATGAATAGCAAATGTCCTCCTAAACCTGCTTTTATTCTTACATCATAACCCCCTCCAGCATTTCCTGTTGGGTCATTTTTTCCCTCTGTAGTTATATGAAAACCTCCAGATGTTGATTTTTTATAATTTAAAAATGGAAGTTTCCATTCCGGACGCCAATATTTCCACAAGCTAATATCGTATAGAAACCAATACCATGAATCGGCAAGAGTGAGAAGTTCGTGTGTTATGTTTAATTCTAAAGTTTTTTCATGAAATTCCATTTTATTACTCTTGTTAGTGAAATTTTTTCAAACGATTACGCATAACGAATTTGATTTACCAAAGTTCCCCGACCCTGAGTCCCAACGGGACGTTAGGGACTGGCTCGACACTTGCGCAGACAAAGGGAGTGCCAGAAGCCTATGTGTCGCAGACCGAGCGAGAGCTAGTCCCGAAGCGAAGTGGTTAGCGGAGGTTAGCCGAAGGACGGTAGTTTATTTATTTTAATTTTTTAATTTCTTCAATTTTATTTTCTAATTCTTTGATTTTGTTATTGTATAATTCTATTTCATTCTTTCCATTTTTTTTTTCAATGTATGTATTTAAATTAATTCCAGTTATTGTGATAATTGTTGATAAGATTGTTGCTATTGTGATTGCAATTGGGTTTATTCTTTTTTCCAACCATTCCCATCTATCTCTATATTCTTTATAGGAATAAATTTCAATATGTAATGGATTTTTTTTGTCAAAATCGTCTGTGAGATACCAAGTATTCTCTCTAAACCTGTTATAAATTCCGGCTTCTTTGTTTCCTACTCTCATAAACAATAATTTTGTTCCGAAATTTTTAAAAAAATCTCTTTCGAAAGTAATCAATATTAACTTCATATTTGTATCAATCTGTTGGCTTTCTATTTTTGAAAATGCAATAATTTCTTGAGTCTTACCTTTTTCTTTAATGATGAATTCTGTCTGTAGCATATAATCTATTGGTTAATCCAAGTCTATTTTTGTTATTTTATATTTAGAATTGTTAAATTTTGGAAAAAATGAAAACTTCTTTTAAAATTATTTAAAAACTAAATCGTAAATATTTTTTTAAGTTTGAGAAAAATTTCACAGTCTTTCGGCTAACGAACTTGCTTACCGACGTTCCTCGTAGCTGAGCCTCTGAAGGAGGCGTTAGCGTCGGCACGACTTCTCGCCAAGCAAGAAGCGTGACGGAGAGGAAGGTGCCGAAGCGCAGCGTTTACGTGCCGTTATACGCCGTAATTAACGAAACAAAATTGGTAGCGTATATTTTCTTGCTTCGAATGTTTTATTTAGATTATCACAGCTAAGAAATCCTACGTGATTCACAATTGCTAAAAATCTTTTGAAATCATCTTCTTTTTTCCTATCAATTTCTAATAGGGAAATTAAGTCTTTGTAAAGAAACGAATATCTTTTTCCTTTTTTCTCGTGAAAAGTGTGTATTAAATACTGCCAATCACCTAATTGTTTTAAGTATATTTGAAATGTATCTGATTTAAATTTTTGATAGATTTCTATAAAACTTTTCGGATCAAGAATTGGAAATTTTCCATCTACTTTTTTTATATTTTTGATATCATGATTTTTTTCGTAGTATTCAAGTATAAACTCGAAGACTGCATTGAAAAAAGAGATAACTAATCTGGGATTAAGTGCATTATCTGCACAAGATAAATGAGTTTTTATGAATTCTTTTAGCGGAATTAATATCGCTTTTGAATTTTGATCTAAGTGGAATACCTTATTCGGTAGCAAAGATTCTATTATATCCCAACTCATTTCTTCTGATAAACTAACAGTTCTTCTTTTTACTTGGTTTGTTGCTTCTTTTGAAAATAGGTGAGACAAAATTCTGGAAAACCTATTCTTGTTTTTATTTTCCTCTGATTCTTCGATATATTCATTTTGTCTTTTATCGATATATAGTGATTTGGTTTCAAATTCGACAATAATTTTCGACAAGTTGAATGCCGAGAAATAATTATAGGATATCCTTTTGGCTATTAATTGGCTAATGTCATCTAATGACCAGGTGATATTGATTTTTTTGGCAAATACTTTATCGCTGCCGTATTCATCAAGATTTAATCGATTAAACAAATCTTCTCTGATGAATAGAAATAATCTTATATTGGAATGTTGGTAATAGTTAGATTCAACTTCTAGTAACGCTTGAAATATATTCTTTTGAATTTCATATTCTTCTTTTATCACGAAATCATCTAGTTTATCTATCATGATATCTAGTGCGATATTGTTTTCATTCAAAAATGAGTTTATCGATTGGAGAATATCGTCGAATACAATTAAAAAGTTGGCAGCTTTTGGATCTTCTGGTTTAGTTCCACGTTCGATGGATGCATAAACATTATGAACAGTTGGTTGGGAAGTATCAAATTTAGTGCCAATTGTCTTCTTCATATTTAACAATGCATCAAGTATGTTTGTATTGTTTTTATAAGAGAAGATGGATTCCAATTTCTCGCTGAAATGTTTTAGTTTTTCCGGCAATTGAATGTGAAGTTTTGACAGGTCTTCGAATATTTTTATCATTAAATAAATTTCCCATGTTATTCTATATTTGAGTAACAGGGAGCTTTTCTTTGATTGAAGGTTAATTCTATCTAATACGAATTCTTTTAAAGATTTTAAATTTAAGTCGGCTTGAATTCCGATCGTTCTCAATTCTTCCGAATCGCAATGAATCGGAATTTTTTTATCTCTCATGAGGCGAAACATTGCTGTTTTTCCCGATCCTTTCGGTCCAATGATTATTCGCTTTCTGGCTTTTGAAATTTGTATAAATGGAGATGTTCCGCAAAATACATATGCATGATCTAGAAGTTGATCATGTATGCCATCTACATCGCCAAAATGGAAATTTTTTAATTTTGATATTGGAATTGAATTTGGTAAATTTGAGATCATTTGATTTCCTTTTAATTATGGCATATAACTGCATATCACCGAATTTCCTTATTTCTGTGAATAAAGTAAACTATGCTAGTTTCTCTTATTTCCTTCATTAGGAGGATATGCCTTGGAATACTATCTATTTTGAAGCAATATGCAACGCGACTTGATCCAAAAAAATAGCATTCAAACGTAGGATTGTTTCTTCAAAACCTCGGTATTCAAAGTTAACGAAGATTATCCTATCATTTGAGTTTTGTATCAAGTTTATTTTCGTTGCTCCCAAATTAATTTTGCTGCTCTTCTTAATTCTTCAAATTTCTGTCTTTCGAGAAATGGATTTGGATTATTAAGATTATGATTTCTTTCTTTTGGACTCATTGTGTGAGTAACCATTTTCTTCCTACGCACTTTTACAATTTCATTGGGAGCACGGAGTGGGGCAGCCAAGTGAATCAAACGATTTTGACACTCATTGATTTTTCTTTTGAGATCTGCAGGATTTAAAGTCTCGTAGATAGCCTTTTCTTTTTGTTTGGTTTTCTTATCAATTTCCTTTGATTCGATCAATCTTTGATAAGGAGTTTTCGGATAATCATATTTCCTGATTGCCTTTGCCCCTTTTCTATGTTTTTCCAACAATATCATAATGGGTTGGAAGTAATTTACATACAAATTGAGATTATGATAAAGTTCCCTTAGAATTTCAGCATGTTCGGGTTTGTCATATCGCAAGTAACCTGTGTTCCTTCTTACAATTGTGTAATTCTTTTGCTCAATATGTGGATTATCATTTTTCTTATAAGCTCTTCCTCTGGTAAATTCAAGTTGATACTTTTCTTTAAACGCAACAATAGTTTCATTTATGAACTCAGCGCCATTATCCGAATGAAATCCTTTCAATGGGAAAGGAAACGAGGATTTCATTTTTATAAATGCTTTTAGCATTTGAAATTGTGTTTTATCTCTGACGAGGGTGCACGTTGTCCATACAGTAGAAACATCTGTTGCATTTAATGTCGACAGAAACCCTCCATAGGTATTGCCACCATTATGAGCAACCAAATCAACCTGAACAAATCCTGGAACCGTATGATCCCATTCTGCGAATGTTTTGATTGGTATTTGATCAATTAGATAATATTTTCCATGCCTTGTCGTTGAGTATCCTTTCCTGCCGAGTTTACGTTTCGCATCTTTCAAAAGACGATCAATACTTGAGGCACTGATTCTCATGAGTTTCTCTTTCACGGAAAGTGAAAATTCGATCTCATTAAAGGATTCCAATTTGGAGATGATTTCAGGAAGGAAAGGTGCCAGTCTTTTCCCACAAATATAATCCATGATGACCCAAATCTTCTCTAGAGCCTTTTTAACATCGTCACCATAAATAGTGGTTCGTCCAGATCGTTTCACGGACTTTGGTCTTTGTGGATTGATTGCATATTGCCTGAGAACTCTTGTGGCATAGGTCCGATTAAAACCAGACAAATAAACAAGTTCATCGACTAGATAAGATTTTTGTTTTTTCGAGCTAAGGCTGTACTTCCTCGAGAGTATCTTAATGATTGCATGTCTTTCGTCCAAAGTAAGCTCCATTTTGAACCTCCCTTTGAGTGTTTGTTTGCTTTACTTAAAGAAGAGGTAGAATGTTACTTCGAATACTTTTACTTTTGAAGCATTATTTTGATTTTAGATACTATTAATTATGAAGCAATATGCAACGTGCGATAATATAGATTATGTCGTTTAACAGGTGTTAATGCTTTGTATAGAAAGGCACATCGGTAACACATTAGATCACTCACATGGGTTACACTTTGATTCATCAATTCTATACAAAAGCTTCTGGTATTTCAACACTTTACTCGTATACAAATCTAAAATTCCAAGAATTGCGTTCGCAAAATAAAGGCGACAATGCCTGTCTGAGATCTCTTCAAAGCCAACTACCTCTCCAATGAAGGGATTTCCAAAGAAGACTCGATGGGGCCCGTACTGCGCAAATCCACTTTCGTGAACTTTATCAGTAACGATATGAGTTGGATATGCAACCTCTAAGATCTTTTTGGGAAACTCGCGAATGGACCTTTTGTATTCTTTAGCTGGAGTTAGAAATCCCAATGCTTCATGAGGTCGAACATGATTGAACTCATATCGAAAGTTATCAAAGGAAATCTGTTGAGCTTCAAGGCTTGACCTTGGTGGCAAAGCAGTTTCTTCTTTTAGAGTTCGGTGCATTCTTTCATGACGTCCATTCTGAGATGGTTTCCCAGGTTGGATCCGTTCCGGTCGAATCCCTAGTTTCAACCACCAAACAGAAAGACTTGTGAGGCCACCAATCGCCTTACTTGCAAATGGTGCACCATTGTCCGACTTTATAGCAACTGGAAGTCCATATTCTTTAAAAACCCTTTCAAAGACGGCTTTTGTTTGCTCGACATTCGTTTTGCTTAAGATTTCGCAGGCAAGTAGATAACGACTATGAGCATCGGTTATCGTCAATGGATCACAACGATGCCCGTTTCCTACGGTAAAATGCCCTTTAAAGTCGACACACCAGACATCATTAGGAGAAGCAACATCAGAAAATGGAAAGAGAGATTGTGGAACTCTCGGTCGTTTCTTCTTTGGTTTGATAAGTCCTTTTTTCCTTAGGATATTACCAATTGTTGTTTCACTGGGAATGTGTTTTAGTCTGTGGAATCGTGCTTTTAATATGGGCCGAAGTTTCTTAGGTCCCCAAGATGGATGTTCTTCTCGTAAATCTACAATCAGTCGAACAATTTTTTCAGGAGTTTCATTGGATTGAGTGATTCGTTTTCTGGATTTATCTTTGAGTCCATCGATTCCTTCCGACTCGTAGTTCTTTAAATACTTATATCCAGTTTTTCTTGAGATGTTGAAGTCTCTACAAAGATCAGCAAAACACCATTTGCCACTTTTAACAGCTGCTATAAACTTGATTCTTTCTTCTATCACTTTGGTTTCCTTCCAAGGCATCGGATTGTCCTCCGATACTCATTGTAGGTGTTACCTATGTGAGTTGTCTCTTTTGTTACCTATCTGACCTTCCCATACCCGTTTTGAGTGTACTCGTACATCCTTTACAGTTTTGTCTTAATACATACTTTACAAAAAGTATGATTAAAATCCTGATTCAGACGTTAAAGAGGATGGCATTGGGTTTTTAAATTGCAACAATTTTCCGGTGTATAAGTCGATTACTCCAAGACTGACTCC
Encoded here:
- a CDS encoding GDCCVxC domain-containing (seleno)protein, whose protein sequence is MDLKNEIMTLSVLTCPNCGNQKEEEMPTDACQHFYTCKNCNFFLKPKVGDCCVFCSYGTIPCPPKQIEKKCC
- a CDS encoding TerB family tellurite resistance protein, whose translation is MKIIFYLLGTFTGLICLVGTLKSEGFGFFFITFSISFTLFFLGNELGKNSERSSESNFDSKKQDLEIQETDKHIYSNEINIPQISKGNISLPEQDNWETDYLIEEENAIPVNLLTLIEYVDAKNQYSKRRITIKRMVPWANEYALLAFCHERQSHRTFKLSGIKSMCDLETGELITDPYNYLVQRFQDSPLGKWTKFLSEFEKEILILVFVAKVDGRMTARERKIIFEYANQRAQDDLDFNTVDIEIKNLYCDLKEFNQYLNKTKSLTESEKNSFIATLDSIIKADKKVDPMELAALEKIKVKIL
- a CDS encoding P-loop ATPase, Sll1717 family, with product MISNLPNSIPISKLKNFHFGDVDGIHDQLLDHAYVFCGTSPFIQISKARKRIIIGPKGSGKTAMFRLMRDKKIPIHCDSEELRTIGIQADLNLKSLKEFVLDRINLQSKKSSLLLKYRITWEIYLMIKIFEDLSKLHIQLPEKLKHFSEKLESIFSYKNNTNILDALLNMKKTIGTKFDTSQPTVHNVYASIERGTKPEDPKAANFLIVFDDILQSINSFLNENNIALDIMIDKLDDFVIKEEYEIQKNIFQALLEVESNYYQHSNIRLFLFIREDLFNRLNLDEYGSDKVFAKKINITWSLDDISQLIAKRISYNYFSAFNLSKIIVEFETKSLYIDKRQNEYIEESEENKNKNRFSRILSHLFSKEATNQVKRRTVSLSEEMSWDIIESLLPNKVFHLDQNSKAILIPLKEFIKTHLSCADNALNPRLVISFFNAVFEFILEYYEKNHDIKNIKKVDGKFPILDPKSFIEIYQKFKSDTFQIYLKQLGDWQYLIHTFHEKKGKRYSFLYKDLISLLEIDRKKEDDFKRFLAIVNHVGFLSCDNLNKTFEARKYTLPILFR
- a CDS encoding integrase catalytic domain-containing protein, whose amino-acid sequence is MELTLDERHAIIKILSRKYSLSSKKQKSYLVDELVYLSGFNRTYATRVLRQYAINPQRPKSVKRSGRTTIYGDDVKKALEKIWVIMDYICGKRLAPFLPEIISKLESFNEIEFSLSVKEKLMRISASSIDRLLKDAKRKLGRKGYSTTRHGKYYLIDQIPIKTFAEWDHTVPGFVQVDLVAHNGGNTYGGFLSTLNATDVSTVWTTCTLVRDKTQFQMLKAFIKMKSSFPFPLKGFHSDNGAEFINETIVAFKEKYQLEFTRGRAYKKNDNPHIEQKNYTIVRRNTGYLRYDKPEHAEILRELYHNLNLYVNYFQPIMILLEKHRKGAKAIRKYDYPKTPYQRLIESKEIDKKTKQKEKAIYETLNPADLKRKINECQNRLIHLAAPLRAPNEIVKVRRKKMVTHTMSPKERNHNLNNPNPFLERQKFEELRRAAKLIWEQRK
- a CDS encoding integrase core domain-containing protein, with amino-acid sequence MPWKETKVIEERIKFIAAVKSGKWCFADLCRDFNISRKTGYKYLKNYESEGIDGLKDKSRKRITQSNETPEKIVRLIVDLREEHPSWGPKKLRPILKARFHRLKHIPSETTIGNILRKKGLIKPKKKRPRVPQSLFPFSDVASPNDVWCVDFKGHFTVGNGHRCDPLTITDAHSRYLLACEILSKTNVEQTKAVFERVFKEYGLPVAIKSDNGAPFASKAIGGLTSLSVWWLKLGIRPERIQPGKPSQNGRHERMHRTLKEETALPPRSSLEAQQISFDNFRYEFNHVRPHEALGFLTPAKEYKRSIREFPKKILEVAYPTHIVTDKVHESGFAQYGPHRVFFGNPFIGEVVGFEEISDRHCRLYFANAILGILDLYTSKVLKYQKLLYRIDESKCNPCE